The genomic interval GGCCGCTGCCGCCGCGCTGGCACGGACGATGCCCGGGCCGATGGTCCCCATCGAGGCCGCCGACGTGACTTCGCTGGTCGAGCAGGAACGGTCCGGACGCCGGTAGTCGCAGCCGCCGACAGAGATTTACCGCACCCATGTGTCATCCTGACTATGCACACACCGTGGCGGTCGCTCGCGGCCTGTCTCCTCGTGGCAGCGTTGACGGCGGCACTCGTCCCCGCCCCTGTCGCCGCACAGTCTCAGGTGACACTCACCGTCTCCGTCGTCGATCAGGACGGTGACCCGGTCAGCGGTGCCGTCGTCTCAGCGACGTGGAACGGCGGCACCGGTGGCCCGGTCAACGAGACGACGCGGGCCAACGGCCAGGCGCTCGTCGACGTTCCCGAGGGCGCGGATGTCACCATCGCCATCGACGACGACACGTACGTCCGGAACACGCCGGTGTCGGTCGACGACGCCACGAGCAGGGAAGTCCGGGTCGAGGTCTCCGAAGCCGCGGTCGCGACGATCACTGCCGTCGACGGCAACGGTACCCCGGTCCAGAACGCCCGCGTGACGCTGTACCGATCGGGGCGGTTCGTCACCGATAAACGGACCGACGAGGACGGCCGGATGACCTCACAGCGCATCGAGGAGGGGCAGTACCGCGTCACCGTCTCCAAGCCCGGCTACTTCGACACCCGCGTCGACCGGACGCTCGAAGGCCAGCCCCGCCGTGAGATCACGATCGAGGAGGGGTCGGCGCTGGTCACCTTCTCGGTCACCGACGACCACTTCGAGGAACCCCAGCCGGTGCGAAACGCCACCGTCACCGTCGGCTCCGTCGGCTCGGTCCAGACGCTCTCGAACGGCGAGGCGACCCTGCGGGTCCCGGTCAACGACCAGTACCGGGCGACGATCACGAAAGACGGCTACGAGACGACCCGCCAGACCCTGACGGTCCGGGAGTCCGAGACGGCGCTCAACGCCACGATCCAGCGGACGCCGCGGCTCAACCTCACCTCGGACAACCGCCGGGTCGTCGTCGGGGAGACGGCCCGCCTGACGGTCCGTGACGAGTACGGCGACCCCATCGAGGGGGTCGCGATCGCTCGCAACGGCAGTTCCGTGGGGACGACGAACCAGAACGGCGTCCTGACCGCCGCGGTCCCGAGCGCCGGGCCGGTTGAGTTCAGCGCACGGTCGGACTCGCTCTCGACCAGTATCGTCCTCGAAGGCGTCCAGGCCGGCGACGAGGGGACCCCGACCCCCACTCCGACGGGGACGCCGGCCACACCGCCGCCGACGGCTTCCCCCTCCCCGACACCGACGGAGGGGCCCGGCGGGCTGATCGAGACCGACGGCCCCGGATTCACGCCCGCGGTCGCGCTCGTCGCCGTGGCGTTGCTCGCGGCCCTGGCCGTGCGACGACAGTAGCGGGACGCTTTTCCCCCCGAAGCCCCCATCCGTGAGCGATGACTGTTCTCGAAGCGGTCCACGAGGCCCACGGAGGTCGGTTCCGGACCGTCGGGGGCCGCCGCGTCGTCGACAGCTACGGCCGTCCCGAGCGGACCCACCGCGCCGTCCGCAACGTCGTCGGGGTCTGTGAGTTCGGCTACGGCGTCCTCGTCGTCACCGGCGAGGACCGCGTCGAGTACGTCGACAACGCCGTCTCGAACCGCGTCCCCGACGCCGACGGCGAGGGGTGTTACGCGCTGTTACTGGACCCGCAGGGGGCCGTCGAGACCGACATGTACGTGTACAACGCCGGCGAGCGACTGCTGGTCTTTACACCGCCCCAGCGGGCCGCCCCGCTGGCCGAGGAGTGGCGCGAGAAGACGTTCATCCAGGACGTCGAGATCAGCGTGGCGACCGACGACTTCGCGGTCTTCGGCGTCCACGGGCCGAAAGCGACCGAGAAGATCGCCAGCGTCCTCCACCAGGCCGGGGCGCCCGAGGCGCCCTCTCCTTCGAGCGCGGTGAACTGGGCGACGCCGGCGTGACGGTGATCCGCACCGACGACCTCGCCGGCGAGGAGAGCTTCGACGTGGTCTGTGGCGCCGCCGACGCCGAGCGGGTGTTCGACACGCTCGTCAACCGGGGGCTCAACGCCGTCCCCTTCGGCTACCACACCTGGGAGACGCTGACCCTGGAGGCGGGGACGCCGCTGTTCGACACCGAGATCGAGGGCGCCCGACCCAACGACATCGGACTGCGGACCGCGCTGGACTTCGAGAAGGGGTGTTACGTCGGCCAGGAGGTCGTCTCGCGGATCGAGAACCGGGGTCACCCACGGACACGGCTGGTCGGCCTCCGCGTCGACGCGCTGCCCGAGGCCGGCGCCGCGGTCTTCGCCGGCGACGACCACGTCGGGTCGGTGACTCGCGCCGTCGAGAGCCCCTCGCTCGACGCTCCGATCGCGCTGGCGACCGTCGACTGGGCGCTCCCGGAGACGCCCCTCACCGTCCGTGTCGACGGGAACGAGGTCGACGCCACCGTCGCCGACCTCCCCTTCGTCGAGGGGTCCGGTGACTCGGCGCGGCGGCCCCGTTACGCGTAACCGGTGTCGTCCTCCGGGGCGTCCGACTCGCCGAGGTACCCCTCGATCGCCACCAGCGCGGTGTAGGCGGAAAACGCCGCCAGACACATCCCGCCGAACTGCGTGGTCGCCGTCAGCGCCGGCTCGACACCCTCGTACTGCAGCGGCGCGACGATGAGCCAGAGCCCGAGCATCGTGGCCATCACACCTGCGGCAAACCGTGGTCGCCCACGGTCGCGGATCGTCTGTGCGTTCTTGCCGGCGAAGACGGCTCCGACGACGGCGGCTAGCGTGACGCTCCCGCGGATGCCGGGGCCGGCACCGAGCGCCAGCGGTGCCACGAACGCCACCAGACAGCCGAGCAGTGCGACCGCGGCCGCGGCGGCGGTAAAGCGTGAGGCCTGCATGGCCGGTGGTACTTGGAGTAGTGCTAAATAGCTTCTACCAACACGGCCGGCGACCGACCAGTCACTCCGTCAGCGGCAGGACGATCCCGAACACCAGCGGCGACAACAGCCCGATCAGGATACCGAGCCCTTCCATGTTGGTCAACAGGAGGTGTTCCCAGCCGGGCAGCGGGCCGGCGACGGCCTGCCCGACCGTCTCACCCAGCACTCCGACGACGAACAGCCCGACGCCCAGAAAAAACCCCCGTTTCGCCATCGTCGCGTGATCCATACTCTGTGTCTGTCCCATACTGTGTGGGCCACGGCTCGGGGTAAAGACGGTTTCCATTCGGCGAAAGGACTACAATCACCTCTCGCATAGCCGCTGTCGATGAACGGATTCGTCTCGGAGTCGATCGTGGAACTTCTGGGTGTCGTCCTCTCTGCCGTCGCCGCCGGTGTCCTCACCGCCGTCGGTGCGCTGGCGGAAAACGCCGGGCTGGCGGACCTGCTGGCCGGTCAGTCCGTCTTCGGGCTCTGGGAACTCGGGATGGGCGCGCTCGCACTGTACGCGGGCGTCTATCTGCTCGGCTACAAGCGAGTCGCTGTTCCGGTCGGCCGGGCGCTGGCGAACTGAGTCAGGACCGGGAGAACAGCGCCTTCAACTGCTCGCGCGAGAAGACCGTCGTCGGCCGGTCCATGTGGACGCCGATCTCGCCCTCGAAGAGGCGCATCCCGGCCCGCTGGATCGGTTCGGGCACCGAGTAGCCCGCCCGCACGGCGTGGCCCAGCCTGATGTCGGTCCGGAGTTCCTCGCGCCAGGCCCGCTCGTACTCGCCGAGCGTCGCCGGCTCCGCGGGATCGATCTCGCGTGCAGCGTGGTCGGCCGCGGTCATGCCGTAGAGGATGCCGCCGCCGGTGAACGGTTTCGTCTGTGCGGCGGCGTCGCCGATCAGGAACGAGCGCCGGCCCGTCACGCGCTTCGGTGGGCCGACCGGGATCAGTCCCGAACAGCGCCGGCTCACGTCCGCGCCGTACCCGCCGACGAACTCCTCGAACCGGCCCGGCGCGTCGTCGCCGGGCGGGACCGCGAGCCCGTACTCGACGCCGGCCTCGCCGCGCGGGATGCGCCAGGCGAAAAACCGCGGGACGGTGAGGTGGACATCGACGAAGTCGCCGTGGTCGGCGGCCCCGTCGAAGCCGAGGACGCCGTGGAGGAGTTCGCCGGGTTCGGGCAGCCCCAGTTCGCGCCGGACGCGGCTCTTGGGGCCGTCACAGCCCGCGACCATCAGGGCGCGGTGGGTCTCGACGCCGTCCGGCCCGCGGACCGCGACGGTGACGCCGTCGCGGTCCTCGGTGACGCCGACGACGGTGTGGCCCTCGCGAACGTCGGCACCGGCCGCGCGAGCCAGTTCGGCCAGGTGGCGGTCGAGCCCGACGCGGTCGATGACGTTCGAGACGGGTTCGTCCTTGTAGAAGGGGTAGTCGTCGCTACCGGGACCGCCGGTGTGAAAGCGCGCGCCGAAGACCTCGTTCTGGAGGAGGTCGTCGCGTGCGTCCTCGGTGAACTGCCAGATGTCCGTACTGACGTGGCCCGAACAGGCCAGGGGCTCGCCGACCGCCCCCTGCTCGAAGACGACCACGTCGAGCCCTGCTCGGGCGGCCCGGCGGGCGTACCGGGAGCCCGCGGGGCCGGCACCGACGACGACAACGTCGTGCATACGCGTCGTCAGGGTGTCAGGGGGCAAATGCCTTCTCGATTCGGGCGGCGATCAGTGACCGGCCGCCGGACGGTTGCCGCCGCCGTTCCGTTCGGCGAGCCAGCCGCCCACACGTCCGCCCAGTGCGCCGAACACCGCCGAGATCCCTGCCACGATCCCGAGCACCACCAGCACGAACAGCAGCATCGCGATCGAGCCACCGGTGACGAACCAGGTCGGACCGTCCAGCGCGGCCAGCGCGGTCACCATGTCCCAGGCGACCCACACCGTCGGGAGCGAACCGACCACTCCGGTTCGGACCCCGACGGCGCTGCTCCGGAGTCCGCGCTGTTTCGCGAGATAGCCGACGAGGATCGCGGCGAAGAACACCGAGCTCAGCGACATCTCGGAGCCGGACTGCCAGTAGCTCGTGAGGGTGAACGGTATCGAGAGAACGCCACCCAGCAGGGCGAACCGCCAGGTGTCGCTCAATTCGTGGAGGGAACCAATTCGGGTCACGGGCGCGTATTATCAGCCCGGGTACATAAACCCTCCCGACGGCCGGTCGCCCCTGGGCCGCTGCCGTAGTCGGACCGCATATGCCTGTTCGGCCCCTGCGGACAGACATGACAGAGTACCAGCCCGGTGTCTGCAACATCGGCGCGGTCGAGCGACGCCGGCGGCGGGTCGCCGGTGTCGGATCGTTCGCCGTCGCGGTGGCCCTCGTCCTGGCTGTCGTTCTCGACGTGCTCCCGGCGACCGCAGTGTGGGGCGCCATCGCGTTCGTCTTCGGTGGGTGGATCGGCATCCTGCAGGACTACTTCCGGTTCTGTGCTGCCTTCGGTGCGCTGGCGCGCTACGACCTGACGGGTTCGGGCGGGACGACCGGCTCGGTCGCCGAAGCCGAGGCGGTGCGAGCCGATCGGCGGACGGCGATCAAGATCGTCCTCCTGTCCGCGGTCGCGACGGCGGTGACGGCGGTCCCGCTCCTCCTGGTCGGTGGGGCGCTGTAGGTCACCGGAGTGCGACGGTGAACGCGACGGCAGCGAGCAACAGCAATCCCAGTGCGAGTGGCGACGTGCTCGTCACCGCACCGTGGTAGGCGAGGTAGCCGACGCCGCCGCCACCGACGAGAATCGCCAGCGTCGAGACGGCGTGGACGAGTTCGACACGATGAGTCGGGACACCGTGACCCACCTGCCGGCCCAGTCGGCAGGCGTACCTGGCGGTGGCCCAGGCGAGTACGACGGGGATGGAGGCACCGAGCAGCCAGACCGCCGAGTGTTCCGCCGTCCCGGCCAGGAGGACACTACCGAAGAGCCCGATCCCGCCCAGCGAGCAGAGCACGTCCTGGTCACGGACGATCCCAAGCACACCCAGTAGCGTGCCCAGTGTGGCGATACCGAGCGGTGCCGGGGCAGGGGCGACGAGTACGAAGACAGCGAGTGTGGCGACGGCACCGAGACCGAGGCTGAGTCGTGGTGGCGCGTAGTTTCCGGGCGTCGACTCAGACTGTGACACGGCCACCCACCTCCATACTCCCCGCCGCAGGGGTCCGATCTGTCACCGGAATCCCGTGGCTACGGAGCGTGGACAGGCGCCCCCGGCGGGCGAGGCGGCCGTACGCACCTTCGACGGTTGTCGGGTCGGTGCAGTCCGGACTGACGACGCTCACGGTGTGGCCATCGAGTTCCAGCCGTCGCGCGAGCGTGACGCCGCCGTCGTCACACAGCGGTGAGACGAACACCACTTGCACGTCGGGGTCGAGGCGTGCCCCGACCCTCCTGGCGATCTCGTCCACATCGTCAGCTGTCGACGGCGGCCGCCAGGGGACGGCGTCCTCCCCCGCAAGTTCGGTCCGTATCGTCGTTCGCTGCTTGGCGCCCGCCTGTGGGGAGATCCAGCAGCCTCCGGTGGTCGTGGTAAGTCCGACCGGCACGCCGTCCGCGAGCAGACCTGTGCCGATCTCCGCGGCAGCGACCGCACCCCGTCGTGGTCCCGGGATGCCGCCGGCGGTCGGCGCGACGTACGCTTCCGGCCGCGTATCGAGGACGATAACGACGCGGGGGCGTCGCGGCTCCCGGAAGTCGACTGTCGCGAGATCGCCCGTCTTTGCCCGGTGGTGCCAGTCGATCCGTGTGGGCGGGTCGCCCGGTCGGTACTCCCGGAGCGTGTCGAACTCGACACCGGCACCGCTGGCGTCAGCCACCCGCTGGCCGGAATCGCGTGTGACCTGGGACCGAGGCGTGTGCGTCTCGTCGCCCGCTTCCGTGAACCCACAGCGGAGCGTCGTCGGGCCGTCGGTCGCTGCGACGGGTACGAGCGTCTCCGTCGCCCCGGCGACGTCACCGACGACGACGGCTGTCGGGGCGAACGTATGGTGCCCCTCGACGGCTGTGACACTGTACGAGACTGTCGTGGCCCGGCCCGGCCGCAACGCTGTCGTGGACCGCGGCGAATCGTCGTCGACTGTCAACCCGGTCGGCACCCCGTCCACTACCCGGATGTCCGGGAGCGTCGTCGGGCCGGTGTTCTCGATCGTGACGGTTACCGTCACCGTCTCGCCGGGCGCCGGCGTCGTCGTACTCAGCGAGCGGGTGACGCGCAGATCGACTGTCGGTGTCCACACTCTGGCAGCCCCCGCGAGTGCGACTCCGAGCGTCGCGGTCAGGACTGTCCCCGGATAGCCAAACACCACACCGACCCCGCTGGCGAGCAGGGTTCCAACGACGACTCGTCTGGTCCGTCCCGTAGCCCGTGTCTCGGGCGGATCGGCGGGCGGCCAGTCGTCGTCACGCTGTGCTGTCGGCGGTTCGAACCGAGCCGACGGGTCGGGGACTGGCTCACCAGACAGGTCTGCGAGCGCTGTCACGGCGTGGTGCGCCCGTTCGACGATCGGGAGATCGGGCTGTCGACCTGGCAGGTACGCCCACCGCGATAGTGGTGGGCACAGATCGCCGGTGAAGAAAGCTGCCGCCGCCGCGTCGTCTGTCCAGTCACCGCGTTGCAGTCGTTCGGCGGCGACGCCGGCCGGGGTACCGTCGACGCGTGACAGCACACCGACAGCGAGTTCGTGGAGTGCCGCATGGAGTCGCTCTCGTGCTGTCGGTTCCTCGCCTCGCACTGTGTCGTCGGTCAGCCGGCGCCGGCCGACCAGACCGACCGCCGATAGTATGGTCGCCAGTTCCGAACCGGGGCGTCGATAGTCGGGTCGTGTCTCGGGTGTCGGCAGTGTCGTCTCGGGATCGTCTGCGGAGAAGAGTTCCCCGACGGCGACGACGACTGCGCCGACCCCGACAGCGACTGTCAGCAGTACCGCGGCGACACGCGGGAGGACCGCGTCACCCAGTCCGGGAACCAGTACCAGCGCGATACCACAGGCCGCCGCCAGGACTCCGAGGAGGACGATCCGGCGCTCACGCTCGGTCACGTGTCTCCCTCCATACTGATCTGGAGGCCCAGTGTCACTGCCAGGTCACGGGCCTGCTGTTCGCGACGCTCTGTCGGTGCTGCGTCACCGTACCGGATGGCACAGAAGCTCTCGGTGAGTGTGGCGACTGCCGATTCCGGGTAGCCAGCCGCGACCGCTGCCGAGGCGACGTCGGCCGGCGTCGTCCTGTCCGCGTTCACCTCGACCCGGTCGTGTAGCGCTCGCCAGGTCCGGTAGATGTCGTTCGTCGGGGGGACGTCCTGGGAGAGCGTCACCGTCTCGGGGTCGGGTGCTGTCGGTCTCGACGGCTCGTCCTCGTTCGACGTGTCGTCGCTCTCGCTGTCGCCGCGGGTCAGTCCGTACAGAGCCACGAGACTCCCGACCAGGAACAGTCCGAGACCGGCGGCGACTTGCCACAGCGGGGGCGCTGTGTCCGCTGGCGCGGGTGTGGGTGTGGGCGTTCCGCGAGGCTGTGTCACCGTCTGCTGTGACTGAGTGCCGTTGCGTTCTCGGGTGGCAATTCCGGGCGGACCGCTATCTTTGGTCTGCGGTGGCGGTGTCTTCGTCGAATCGACGGTCGGGGTGGTCGAGACGGTACCGACAGACGCCGCGACGAATCCCAGTACGAGGACGGCGAGGATAGCGAGGGCCATCGGGACCAGCCGTTGCATGCTATCGCCTCCGGCCCCGTGGTGTCTTGGCTGTCATCGGCTCACCCATCCGTCACCGCTCGCTCGTCCGGAGCCGAGACGGTCGGGACCGGGACAGTATCCACTGTTGTCGCGACGACGTCTTCGGTGGTCGTTCCGTCGACGGTCGCGTCGGTCGTCAGTGCGAGTCGGTGGGCGAGCACCGGTTCCGTGACCCTCGTGACGTCGACGGGTCGGACGAACGCCCGTCCCTCGACGACCGCCCTCGCCCGCGCGGCTTCGAGGAGGCGCTGCGTCCCGCGTGGGGAGACCCCGACCTCGACGCGTGTGTCCTCACGTGTCCGGTGGACGATGTCGGTGATGTATCCGATGACGTCGTCGTGGACAGTGACCGTCTCGGGGACCGCCTGCAACGCCCGGACGCGTTCGGGGTCGAGCACTGTTTCGGCCGACGGCGTCCGCTCGTCCCGGCGTGTCCGCTGGCGTAACAGCCCCCGTTCTGCGGTCGCGTCCGGGTAGCCGATACTCCGCTTCAGTAGGAACCGGTCGCGCTGTGCCGCCGGGAGTGGGAACACGCCCTCGCTCTCGACAGGGTTCTGGGTCGCGACGACGACGAACGGGTCCGGAAGCGGGTGGGTATCTCCGTCGACGGTAACCTGGCTCTCGCCCATCGCTTCGAGCAACGCCGCCTGTGTCTTCGGCGGTGCACGGTTGATCTCGTCGGCGAGCACGAAGTTT from Haloarcula pelagica carries:
- a CDS encoding carboxypeptidase regulatory-like domain-containing protein, with the protein product MHTPWRSLAACLLVAALTAALVPAPVAAQSQVTLTVSVVDQDGDPVSGAVVSATWNGGTGGPVNETTRANGQALVDVPEGADVTIAIDDDTYVRNTPVSVDDATSREVRVEVSEAAVATITAVDGNGTPVQNARVTLYRSGRFVTDKRTDEDGRMTSQRIEEGQYRVTVSKPGYFDTRVDRTLEGQPRREITIEEGSALVTFSVTDDHFEEPQPVRNATVTVGSVGSVQTLSNGEATLRVPVNDQYRATITKDGYETTRQTLTVRESETALNATIQRTPRLNLTSDNRRVVVGETARLTVRDEYGDPIEGVAIARNGSSVGTTNQNGVLTAAVPSAGPVEFSARSDSLSTSIVLEGVQAGDEGTPTPTPTGTPATPPPTASPSPTPTEGPGGLIETDGPGFTPAVALVAVALLAALAVRRQ
- a CDS encoding geranylgeranyl reductase family protein, producing the protein MHDVVVVGAGPAGSRYARRAARAGLDVVVFEQGAVGEPLACSGHVSTDIWQFTEDARDDLLQNEVFGARFHTGGPGSDDYPFYKDEPVSNVIDRVGLDRHLAELARAAGADVREGHTVVGVTEDRDGVTVAVRGPDGVETHRALMVAGCDGPKSRVRRELGLPEPGELLHGVLGFDGAADHGDFVDVHLTVPRFFAWRIPRGEAGVEYGLAVPPGDDAPGRFEEFVGGYGADVSRRCSGLIPVGPPKRVTGRRSFLIGDAAAQTKPFTGGGILYGMTAADHAAREIDPAEPATLGEYERAWREELRTDIRLGHAVRAGYSVPEPIQRAGMRLFEGEIGVHMDRPTTVFSREQLKALFSRS
- a CDS encoding DUF5518 domain-containing protein: MTRIGSLHELSDTWRFALLGGVLSIPFTLTSYWQSGSEMSLSSVFFAAILVGYLAKQRGLRSSAVGVRTGVVGSLPTVWVAWDMVTALAALDGPTWFVTGGSIAMLLFVLVVLGIVAGISAVFGALGGRVGGWLAERNGGGNRPAAGH
- a CDS encoding DUF7519 family protein, producing MSQSESTPGNYAPPRLSLGLGAVATLAVFVLVAPAPAPLGIATLGTLLGVLGIVRDQDVLCSLGGIGLFGSVLLAGTAEHSAVWLLGASIPVVLAWATARYACRLGRQVGHGVPTHRVELVHAVSTLAILVGGGGVGYLAYHGAVTSTSPLALGLLLLAAVAFTVALR
- a CDS encoding DUF58 domain-containing protein, with the protein product MTERERRIVLLGVLAAACGIALVLVPGLGDAVLPRVAAVLLTVAVGVGAVVVAVGELFSADDPETTLPTPETRPDYRRPGSELATILSAVGLVGRRRLTDDTVRGEEPTARERLHAALHELAVGVLSRVDGTPAGVAAERLQRGDWTDDAAAAAFFTGDLCPPLSRWAYLPGRQPDLPIVERAHHAVTALADLSGEPVPDPSARFEPPTAQRDDDWPPADPPETRATGRTRRVVVGTLLASGVGVVFGYPGTVLTATLGVALAGAARVWTPTVDLRVTRSLSTTTPAPGETVTVTVTIENTGPTTLPDIRVVDGVPTGLTVDDDSPRSTTALRPGRATTVSYSVTAVEGHHTFAPTAVVVGDVAGATETLVPVAATDGPTTLRCGFTEAGDETHTPRSQVTRDSGQRVADASGAGVEFDTLREYRPGDPPTRIDWHHRAKTGDLATVDFREPRRPRVVIVLDTRPEAYVAPTAGGIPGPRRGAVAAAEIGTGLLADGVPVGLTTTTGGCWISPQAGAKQRTTIRTELAGEDAVPWRPPSTADDVDEIARRVGARLDPDVQVVFVSPLCDDGGVTLARRLELDGHTVSVVSPDCTDPTTVEGAYGRLARRGRLSTLRSHGIPVTDRTPAAGSMEVGGRVTV
- a CDS encoding DUF4129 domain-containing protein; the encoded protein is MQRLVPMALAILAVLVLGFVAASVGTVSTTPTVDSTKTPPPQTKDSGPPGIATRERNGTQSQQTVTQPRGTPTPTPAPADTAPPLWQVAAGLGLFLVGSLVALYGLTRGDSESDDTSNEDEPSRPTAPDPETVTLSQDVPPTNDIYRTWRALHDRVEVNADRTTPADVASAAVAAGYPESAVATLTESFCAIRYGDAAPTERREQQARDLAVTLGLQISMEGDT
- a CDS encoding AAA family ATPase encodes the protein MDVPQARSDCEQVLQTVSSCVVADHEFLEQILTAVLAQGHVLIEDVPGTGKTLTARSFASALGLSFSRIQFTPDLLPADITGTHMYREERGTFEFSEGPIFANFVLADEINRAPPKTQAALLEAMGESQVTVDGDTHPLPDPFVVVATQNPVESEGVFPLPAAQRDRFLLKRSIGYPDATAERGLLRQRTRRDERTPSAETVLDPERVRALQAVPETVTVHDDVIGYITDIVHRTREDTRVEVGVSPRGTQRLLEAARARAVVEGRAFVRPVDVTRVTEPVLAHRLALTTDATVDGTTTEDVVATTVDTVPVPTVSAPDERAVTDG